The following DNA comes from Corynebacterium lizhenjunii.
CATGCATGAAGATGGGCGGATTAAGGTAGACGAATTTGGGCGCACGGAGGCGCAGGGCGTGTGGGCGTTGGGGGATGTTAGCTCGCCGTACATGCTCAAGCACGTGGCCAATGCGGAGACTCGCGCGGTAGCGCACAATCTTTTGCACCCAGAGTCCCTGCAGCCGATGCCGCACGACCTGGTGCCCTCCGCTGTCTTTACTCACCCGCAGATTGCCACTGTCGGCATGACCGAGCAAGAGGCCCGCGGCCAAGGCTTTGACGTTACGGTGAAGGTGCAAAACTACGGTGATGTGGCCTATGGCTGGGCGATGGAAGACAGCACCGGGGTATGCAAGCTGGTCGCAGACCGCGCCACCGGCCGCCTGCTGGGCGCACATTACTACGGTCCACAGGCATCGACGCTTATCCAGCAGATGATTACCGTAATGGCCTACGACATTGATCTGCGCGACTTTGCCCGCCGTCAATACTGGATTCACCCTGCCCTGCCTGAAGTGACAGAAAACGCTGTTCTAGGCCTTGATTTCGACTAAATCGCGTTACGTGATAGAAATCACCACTACCCCCGTCACAATAACCACATCCGTAACAACTGCGATTTAACATCGGACTTTACCCTCCGCCTAGACCATTTCACTACGGTAAAGACGGGGGGATTTTCCAGCAATCTAGCCAGCGTTTCACAGAATGACGTGCACTTTCTAACGGCTGCGGCTAAGGTTACTTGCGACACCGGCCCCAGCCGTTCGACCGGCGACCGAGTGTGAACCGGTAGCCCCGGCTGCCAGTAACACGAGGTTTCCAGCCTGGAAGCCTTGCCCGTACGACATTTAAGGACTATTTGATATGCGTATTCGCAATGCAGCCATCGCTGGCGCAACCGCACTTACAGTCGCCTTTGGCGGCACCACCGTAGCTGTTGCTCAGGAAACCCCCGGCGGCTCCAACACCGCTCAGCAGAGCTCCGACCAAAACGACAAGAGCTCCTCCAAGGAGAGCCAGAGCTCCACAAACAACGAGCAGAGCTCCGCAAACAACGACAAGGGTTCCGCAAAGCAGGAGAACAAGGGCTCTTCCGACAAGGGCACCGCCCCGACTGGCTCCGCCAAGACCGATGCTGACAAGAAGTCGGAGACCTCCTCCAAGATCGATGCTTGGCTGCAAAAGGACCAGCCGGCACAGGGTGTTGGCATCTTCGGTTCCTCCAAGGGTGCCGCTGCTGCTGAAGAGGACTTCAAGGAGCAGCCGAACTGGGCTAAGGCTTTCTACGGCCTGGGCATCGCTAGCCTGATCGCTACCGTTCTGGGCCTGGTTGTTGGCCCGATCCACAACTTCTTCGTCCACGGCCCGTCCTTCCGCTAATCGCAGCGACGACAACCCATCCCCACCTCTCCGAAAGGTCAAACTCCTATTATGCGTAACTTCCGCACCGCAGCCGTCGCTGCAGCCACCGCTGTCGCTGTAGCTTTCTCCGGTACTGCCATCGCTTCTGCTGCTGACGCCGGCTCTTCCGACGCGAAGACCAACCAGTCCTCCACTGAGAACAAGCAGTCCTCCAACGACAACCAGGCAACCGGCTCCGCTAAGACCGAGGGCGAGCAGTCCTCCAAGCCAAACGCTCAGTCCTCCACCGGCAACGGCGGCACCACCCTCTCCTCCAAGATCGGCGCTGAGACCGATGCCCACAAGCTCGACAACAAGAACGACAAGGGCTACGTCACCGGCACCGACCTGTCCTCCAACAACCCGGACAACGGCAAGTGGGTCAACATCTGGTCTGGTGGCACCTACGCACTGGTGGGCACCGCCATCGCTGGCGCATTGATCGCCCTCTACAACTACGCCGTCTACACCGGCCTTCTGCCGAACCACATCCTGGATTCGATCTTCCGCTAAACCGGCAGACCTTCTAAGCCAGAAGACCCGCAATCCCAGGAAGCGTTGCTAAGTCCACGGACCTAGTAGCGCACAACCTTGCGGCATAGAATAAAGCGCACCCCACACGGGGTGCGCTTCTTTTTTATCTCTGCGAGCTGGAGCTAGCGGCATCAGCAGCTAGCACGCGTCAGGATTCTAGCCGCCGTCGGCAGCTAGCCCGCGCCAGGCGACTACGCAGCGTCAGGAATCTAGTCCTCGTCAGGCAGCGTGAGAATCTCTGCACCATCCTCTGTGATGACCAGGGTGTGCTCGAACTGCGCGCTAAACTTCCCGTCAGTGTTTTGCACAGTCCAGCCGTTGTCCCAAATCTCGTAGTCCAGATCGCCCAAGTTGATCATCGGCTCGATGGTCAGCGTCATGCCCGGCTCCAGGATGTTGCGATACGTGGTGTTCTCATAGTGCAACACCACTAAGCCATTGTGGAACGTGGGGCCAATTCCGTGGCCGGTGAAGTCCCGCACCACGTTGTAACCAAATCGGTTGGCGTAGGACTCAATCACCCGACCAATCACGTTGATCTCGCGCCCTGGCTTCGCAGCCTTAATAGCGCGCAAGGTTGCCTCCTTGGTGCGCTCCACCAAAAGGCGGTGTTCCTCAGCCACATTGCCAGCCAGGAAGGTGGCATTGCAGTCGCCGTGCACACCGTGTTTGAAGGCCGTGACGTCGATATTAACAATGTCCCCATCCTGGATAACTGTGCTATCCGGGATGCCATGGCACACAATCTCATTGAGAGAAATGCACACGGACTTGGGGAAATGCAAGTACCCCAGGTCGGAGGGGTAGGCGCCATGGTCGCACATGTACTCGTGGGCTACCCGGTCGATCTCATCGGTGGTCACCCCTGGGGCCACCGCAGCGCCAGCCACCTTCAAGGCATTGGCAGCAATGCGCGAGGTCTCCCGCATCGCCTCGATAACCTCCGGTGTCTGGACAAAGGGCTCCCCGATGTTTTCTTGTGCGCTGTCCTTCCACACGTACTCTGGGCGCTCGATGTGCTTGGGCACCGTGCGTACAGGAGTAGGCGTTCCGGGGGTCAGCATTCCGCGATTAGTCATAGCCACCATGGTAACCGTCCCGCACGCCACTTCTCCCGGCGGGGTAAGGCTCACCCGGGATTGCGACTCAAGGTCCCGCCCTGCCGGGATTTAAAGCCCGGGGTTAGGGCGGGAGCGCAAGTCATCCAGGGTGCGGAAGAAGTGATCCGTCAACGCCACGGAGGTCTCCGATCCGCCCCCCAGGACCACCAGGGTGGCAAAAGCAATGTCATCATCACGGAAACCGGTAAACCACGCGTGGGAACCACCGGTAATTTCGGCCTCACCGGTCTTGCCGTAAATCTCCCCGCCGGCTCGCATGCCCGCAGCAGTACCGCTGGTTACAGTAGAGCGCATCATGGTGCGCAGATTTTCAATCACGTGCGGGGCGGGGCCGTCAATCTCCTCTGAGGGGGTGGTCTTCTCCCCCGCAATCAGCCGCGGCACCGGACGCACACCTGCAGCCACCGTGGAAGACACCAGCGCCATCCCAAAGGGGCTGACCAAGTCCAGGCCCTGACCATAACCGGCCTCCGTGCGCTCAAGCGGCGTCTCGCCTTCCGGCACTGAGCCAGTCACGGTGGTCAAACCCGGGATGTCATAGTCAATCCCTAAACCAAAACGCTTGGCCTCCTGTTTGAGCTCACCTTGCTCCAGCCGGGTAGAAATATCTGCAAACGTGGTGTTGCAGGAACGCGCAAAGGCCTGCTCTAGCGGCACCGAGCCCAATCCGAAGCCATTGTAGTTTGTCACCACGCGCCCGTAGAGGTTCATGGTTCCCGGGCAGGGCACGATGGAACCAGAGTCAAGGCCTTGCTTGTCTATACCCGCTCCTGCCGTAAGAATCTTAAACACCGAACCCGGCGGGAACTGCCCACTTAGCGCCAGGTCGCCACGCTTATCGGCCGCAGCCGTCTGTGCCACCGCCAGAATTTCCCCGGTTGACGGGCGCATGGCCACAATCATTGCCTCGGAATCTGCCCGCAGGTTTACCGCGGCCTCAGCTGCGCGCTGCACGTTGTAGTCCAGGCCCACCCGAATGGCCGGGGAAGGCTGGGCTGCGTGATACTCGATATCGGTCAACGACGCACCGTTTTCATTAACCACCGCCACACGCCAGCCGTTTGTCCCATCCAAACGGTCCGCAACGAGAGTGCGCACGCGGGACAAAATATCAGTGGCAAAGCCTTCCTCCCGCACCGTCAGCGCCGGTTCCTCGTTAAATCGCACGCCCGCAAGCCCCAGGGCCATGACCTCGCGCTCAACGGCATCGTCATAGAGCCCAACGGAGTAGACACCTGAGGCCTTTGCCAGGGCATCGGCAAGCTCGGCGGGATCCTGGGCCACCAGGGGGGCTAAGGCGGCGGCGACCCGGGCGGTATCAGCAGACTTAGTATCCACCAGCAAGCGGTACTGCAGGCCGGGGGTGAGCAGCTCCACCCCATCGGAACTAACCACTGAGGCCCGCTCAGCAGCGACCGGGCGCAACTCCAAGTGCTGGTGCGCGCCTAAGCGCGGGTGCAGCACCGAAGGCTGCCAGTCCACCGTCCATTCCTGCCCCTGCTTGGTCAACACTGCCGATGCCTCATAGTCCAGCGTCCGCTGCCGCGGCAGCATCCAACGCACCGTGTAATGCGCCGTAGCCAGGGATTCCTGCTGCTCTACGCGGTCGAGCTCGATGTCCACGCTCTCAGCTTGCAGGCCGCTAAAGGTGGCCTCGACAACCTCGGTGGCCTGGGCAGGCTGTGAGACCACCTGGCCCAGGGCCTCCATGTCCCGCTGCTCCAGCGCCTGGGCAAATTGCTGCGCCACCGGCTGCGCAGAAGGCGGCTTAGGCGTACACGCGACAAGCGCCGTCGTAGCCAGCGCCGTCGCGCACACCAAAGCCGCCATCTTTTTCATGCCTCAACACCCTAATCGCGCATGAGCGAAACCCCGGGAGGCGCGCAGTATAGCCGCAGTCTTGCCAGGGCGTTGCCAGGTTAGCGGGCGCCACGGCGGGTCACGGGCCTATTTAGTGACGCGGACCTCGGCCTTGGCACCTTCGACCGCCTCCAGGCCCTCTTCCTCAGCAATGCGCATGGCCTCTTCAATCAGGGTTTGAACAATCTGCGACTCCGGCACAGTCTTGACCACTTCGCCCTTGACAAAGATCTGTCCCTTACCATTGCCTGATGCCACGCCCAAGTCGGCATCGCGGGCCTCGCCCGGGCCATTGACCACGCAGCCCATGACGGCCACCCGCAGCGGGAACTCCATGCCCTCCAAACCGGCGGTAACTTCTTCCGCCAGCTTGTACACGTCCACCTGAGCGCGGCCACACGAGGGGCAAGAAACAATCTCCAGCTTGCGGGGGCGCAGGTTTAACGCCTGCAGAATCTGGTCACCGACCTTGATTTCTTCGACCGGGTCCGCGGACAAGGACACACGGATGGTATCCCCAATGCCCTCCGAAAGCAGCGCGCCAAAAGCCACCGAGGACTTGATAGTGCCCATGAACTTCGGGCCCGCCTCCGTCACCCCCAAGTGCAGCGGGTAATCAGTCTGGGCAGCTAGCTGGCGGTAGGCCTCCACCATCAATACCGGGTCAGAGTGCTTCACCGAAATGGCGATGTCGCCGTATCCGTGCTCTTCAAACAGGCTGGCCTCCCACATGGCGGACTCCACCAGCGCTTCCGGCGTGGCCTTGCCGTACTTCTCTAGCAGGCGCTTATCCAAGGAGCCACCGTTGACGCCAATGCGGATGGGAATGCCAGCGTCCCCGGCCGCCCTTGCCACCTCTTTAACGCGGCCATCGAATTCCTTAATGTTGCCCGGATTCACGCGGATGGCCGCGCAACCCGCGTCAATGGCCTGGAAAATGTACTTAGGCTGGAAGTGAATATCCGCAATCACCGGAATGGGCGACTTCTTCGCAATAGCCGGGAGGGCTTCTGCGTCTACAGTCTTGGGGCACGCCACGCGCACAATATCGCAGCCCGTGGCGGTGAGCTGAGCAATCTGCTGCAGCGTCGCGTTGACATCATGGGTTTTGGTGGTAGTCATGGACTGCACGGAAATGGGGTGCTCCGAACCCACTCCCACCGGGCCCACAAAAAGTTGCCGCGTCTTCCTGCGCGGAGCCAGCGTGGGGGCGGGACCTTCGGGCATACCTAGGCCGATGGCGGTAGACATTCACACTCCTAGAAATCAAGGGCACTCAAGCCGCAGACACAACAGTCGCAGCATCACTCACACTCTACGCTAGCCAAACAACCTAATGGGGTTGACCACGTCCGCCAGGATCACCAGCGCACCAAAGCCCATAAGCAACGCCGCCATCACGTAGGTGACCGGCATCAGGCCCCGATAATCGGCCGGGCCCAGCGCAGGCCTACCGCGCAGGCGACGGATGGCATCACGAATCTTCTCATAAATCACCACCGCAATGTGACCGCCGTCGAAAGGCGGCAGCGGAATGAGATTGAACAACGCCAAGAAGTAGTTCAGCGACGCCAACATCATAAAGAACGCGGGCCACAGGCTGCGCTCCACCAGCTCCCCGCCCACGCGGGACGCACCGACCACCGACATCGGGGAATCATCCGCCCGCTCGGAGCCAAAAACAGCGGCGACCACTCCCGGCACCTTCGCCGGTAGTTTGATTATCGCCTCTACCGTGGACTTGGCCATATCCCAAGAAAACGCTGCCGTAGCCGGGACCACCGTGGACCAATCATGCTGAACCATCACATCTACTGGGGCTGAAGCCACGCCGATAGAACCGACGTCTACGGCCGGGCCCCCTGGCGAGGAGGGGCGCTCGACGGCATCGACAAGCACCGGCAGCTCCAACTGGCTACCTTGGCGCTCGATGCCCAGGGTGACCGTCTGGCCAGGCATAGTCAGGATGCGCTCGCGCAGCTCCACAAAATCAGCGACGGGCTCCCCATTAACCGCCGTGATAATGTCCCCAGGGCGCACCCCGGCCACAGCCGCCGGGCCTGCGCCCTGACACGGCGCCAAGGAGCCATCAGCCAGCACATCCGCGGTACACATGGTTTCGCCTACTCGCGCGCGGACATCAGCATGCGGATCCGGCAGGCCAGCATTCAATCCAACGCCAACGAGGATGGCAAAACCCAACATGACATTGACGGCCACCCCGCCGGAGAGCACCACAATGCGCTGCCAAGCGGGCTTGGCATACATGGCGTGCGGCGCCTCCTCAGCGCTGAGCTCATCTTGCGCCGTCATGCCCGCAATATCGCAAAACCCACCCACTGGCAGCGCCGCCAGGGAATACTCCGTGTCACCGCGCTTAAACGCCGCAACTTTGGGGCCAAAACCAATAGAGAAGCGGCGCACCCGCATGCCAAATGCGCGCGCGGTGTACATATGCCCTGCCTCATGCAAAGCGATAGTCAGCCCAATGCCTAAGGCGAACAAGACGATACCGGCAACGTGTGCCATCAATTACCTACCAATTCTGATACTGCCATGTAGTGCCGGAGCCTTGAGGCGACCGTGATGGATAGCGGAGTGCGTAGCTGGGGGCGCAGACCGCTAAAGCTTACGTGGCGAGGGTGCGCAGGTGGGCATCGGCCAGCTCACGCGCCTGCTGCTCCACCTCCAACACCGCATCCAAGTCCGCGAACTGAGCCCGCGGGCCACCAATGGCGTCCAGCCGCTCCATCACGTGGGCAACCGTATCCACAATCTGCGGGAAAGCAATACGCCCAGCAAGGAAGGCCTCCGCCGCCTGCTCATTCGCGGCGTTATAAATCACCCCGGTGCCTGCTGCGGCCGCAACCCGGGCGAGCTCCACAGCGGGGAAATTGGCGTCATCGACCGCCTCAAAAGTCCAGGTGTGCGCCTGGCTAAAGTCTAGAGCCGGTTGCGCGGCGGGCACCCGGTGCGGCCAATCCAAGGCCAAGGAAATGGGCAGCTTCATCGACGGCGGGGAGGCCTGCGCCATGGTGCACCCATCAACGAAGGTGGCCATGGAATGGACAATCGACTGCGGGTGAACCACCACGTCAATGTCCTGCGGGTCCACGTCGAAGAGCAAGGTGGCCTCGATAAGCTCCAGGCCCTTATTGACCAATGTGGCGGAATTCAGCGTATTCATCTGCCCCATGGACCACGTGGGGTGCTGGGCAGCCTGCTGCGGGGTGACCTCCCACATTTGTTCCCGGGTCCAGCCCCTAAAGGGCCCTCCAGAGGCTGTGAGCACCAGCCTAGACAGTTCTTGCCGATGCCCCGCCATCAGCGCCTGTGCCATCGCCGAATGCTCCGAGTCCACAGGGATAAGCTGACCTTCGCGCGCGGCAGCCAGCACCAGCGCCCCTCCCGCCACCAGAGACTCTTTATTGGCCAATGCCAAATAAGCGCCAGACTCCAAAGCGGCCATGGTCGCCGCCAATCCGCGCGAGCCCACCAGGCCGTTGAGCACAGTGTCCGCCGCAACATCCTGAGTGAGGGCCACCGCTGCGTCCGCCCCGCTGCGCACCGGGCCGCCCAATGCTGCGGAGACCTCCTCTGCAGCCTCGACGTTAGCCACGGCCACGTGGTCATACGAAAGATTGAAAGCCCGGGCTTGGTCAATGATCAACGCCGGGTTGGCCCCGCCGGCCGCAATGCCCACCACGCGGAATTTATCCGGGTTATCAGCAATAAGCTCCAGGGCTTGGGTGCCAATGGACCCGGTGGAACCGAGAATAAGGATGCTCTTCACACTCACGGCTCTACCCTAGCGCACCGGCTCGCCGCACGGGTGGGGGTATCTAATCGCTTCGCGGCCCGGGATGGACTATCCTAATGGGGAGAAAAATTAGGCACGCACACGCGAAGGAGAGCAAGTGTCTTCCCACAAGCTGACCCCCGAGGTCTACGACGGCGTTTCCACCGAAGACGTACCATCCGCAGCATTCGGCTGGTCTCGCACCTCACGCAAGGGCGTCCAGATAGCCGGCTGGATTTCCGTCTTCGTCCTGTTGATGTACAACTTCGGTAACCACCGGGGCCACGTTGAGACCGTATTCCTGGCTGTCTTCACCGTCGTCATCACCCTGGGCCTGCTCATCCACCTCTTCCAGCCCAAGATGCCGCAGGTGCGCACCCTCACCGCCCGCAACAAGCCGGCCGGCCACCAGGAACCCGAGTGGGCCTACGAGCAAAAGACCCTGGGCAACGTCTACGCAGAGCTTAGCGATGCCGAGCTGCGTGCCCTCAACATCGACCCCGCCCGCGTTGCACACCTGCGCAACCAGGACGGCGCAGTGGCCAGCTCCACCGCAAAGCACGCGCTGCACTAATCTCCCCCTCCTTCGGAAGGCCCCGGCGACTGCCACGCACAAGCCTTCCACAACACGAAAACCGGTGCTTCCCCATGACGGGAAGTACCGGTTTAGTCGTTTTCGCCTGCAGTCTACAGTGCAGTAGCCTCCGGTGCGGCAGTAGAGTTAGGAGGCTGCGGGGGCTTCGCGCTCATCGGCGGCAAGTTGGCCGCAGGCGGCGGCGATTTCGTCGCCCTTGGTGTCACGGACGGTACACGGCACGCCTTGAGCGAGAACCCGACGGACAAACTCGTCCTGGCGAGCGCGCGGGGCGGCGTCCCACTCAGAGCCCGGGGTGGGATTGAGCGGAATAACATTGACGTGCACCTTAGAACCCAAAGCAGCGTGGAGCTTCTGCCCTAACATGTCCGCACGGAAGTCTTGATCGTTTTTATCGCGGATCAACGCGTACTCAATGGAAACGCGGCGCCCGGACTTGTCTGCATAGTATTTAGCGGCATCGAGGACCTCCGCCACCGGCCAGCGGTTGTTGACCGGGACCAGGGTATCGCGCAGTTCATCATCTGGGGTGTGGAGGGAGACTGCCAGGGTGCAGGCGAGGTCTTCATCGGCAAGCTTCCGTATAGCCGGGGCCAAGCCCACGGTAGAGACGGTAACGTTGCGCTGCGACAGGCCAAAGCCTGCGCCATCCTGGCCAGTAATCTGACGCACGGCCTGCACCACGCGCTTGTA
Coding sequences within:
- the dxr gene encoding 1-deoxy-D-xylulose-5-phosphate reductoisomerase, whose amino-acid sequence is MSVKSILILGSTGSIGTQALELIADNPDKFRVVGIAAGGANPALIIDQARAFNLSYDHVAVANVEAAEEVSAALGGPVRSGADAAVALTQDVAADTVLNGLVGSRGLAATMAALESGAYLALANKESLVAGGALVLAAAREGQLIPVDSEHSAMAQALMAGHRQELSRLVLTASGGPFRGWTREQMWEVTPQQAAQHPTWSMGQMNTLNSATLVNKGLELIEATLLFDVDPQDIDVVVHPQSIVHSMATFVDGCTMAQASPPSMKLPISLALDWPHRVPAAQPALDFSQAHTWTFEAVDDANFPAVELARVAAAAGTGVIYNAANEQAAEAFLAGRIAFPQIVDTVAHVMERLDAIGGPRAQFADLDAVLEVEQQARELADAHLRTLAT
- a CDS encoding DUF2631 domain-containing protein → MSSHKLTPEVYDGVSTEDVPSAAFGWSRTSRKGVQIAGWISVFVLLMYNFGNHRGHVETVFLAVFTVVITLGLLIHLFQPKMPQVRTLTARNKPAGHQEPEWAYEQKTLGNVYAELSDAELRALNIDPARVAHLRNQDGAVASSTAKHALH
- the ispG gene encoding flavodoxin-dependent (E)-4-hydroxy-3-methylbut-2-enyl-diphosphate synthase translates to MSTAIGLGMPEGPAPTLAPRRKTRQLFVGPVGVGSEHPISVQSMTTTKTHDVNATLQQIAQLTATGCDIVRVACPKTVDAEALPAIAKKSPIPVIADIHFQPKYIFQAIDAGCAAIRVNPGNIKEFDGRVKEVARAAGDAGIPIRIGVNGGSLDKRLLEKYGKATPEALVESAMWEASLFEEHGYGDIAISVKHSDPVLMVEAYRQLAAQTDYPLHLGVTEAGPKFMGTIKSSVAFGALLSEGIGDTIRVSLSADPVEEIKVGDQILQALNLRPRKLEIVSCPSCGRAQVDVYKLAEEVTAGLEGMEFPLRVAVMGCVVNGPGEARDADLGVASGNGKGQIFVKGEVVKTVPESQIVQTLIEEAMRIAEEEGLEAVEGAKAEVRVTK
- a CDS encoding penicillin-binding transpeptidase domain-containing protein, with product MKKMAALVCATALATTALVACTPKPPSAQPVAQQFAQALEQRDMEALGQVVSQPAQATEVVEATFSGLQAESVDIELDRVEQQESLATAHYTVRWMLPRQRTLDYEASAVLTKQGQEWTVDWQPSVLHPRLGAHQHLELRPVAAERASVVSSDGVELLTPGLQYRLLVDTKSADTARVAAALAPLVAQDPAELADALAKASGVYSVGLYDDAVEREVMALGLAGVRFNEEPALTVREEGFATDILSRVRTLVADRLDGTNGWRVAVVNENGASLTDIEYHAAQPSPAIRVGLDYNVQRAAEAAVNLRADSEAMIVAMRPSTGEILAVAQTAAADKRGDLALSGQFPPGSVFKILTAGAGIDKQGLDSGSIVPCPGTMNLYGRVVTNYNGFGLGSVPLEQAFARSCNTTFADISTRLEQGELKQEAKRFGLGIDYDIPGLTTVTGSVPEGETPLERTEAGYGQGLDLVSPFGMALVSSTVAAGVRPVPRLIAGEKTTPSEEIDGPAPHVIENLRTMMRSTVTSGTAAGMRAGGEIYGKTGEAEITGGSHAWFTGFRDDDIAFATLVVLGGGSETSVALTDHFFRTLDDLRSRPNPGL
- a CDS encoding M50 family metallopeptidase, which translates into the protein MAHVAGIVLFALGIGLTIALHEAGHMYTARAFGMRVRRFSIGFGPKVAAFKRGDTEYSLAALPVGGFCDIAGMTAQDELSAEEAPHAMYAKPAWQRIVVLSGGVAVNVMLGFAILVGVGLNAGLPDPHADVRARVGETMCTADVLADGSLAPCQGAGPAAVAGVRPGDIITAVNGEPVADFVELRERILTMPGQTVTLGIERQGSQLELPVLVDAVERPSSPGGPAVDVGSIGVASAPVDVMVQHDWSTVVPATAAFSWDMAKSTVEAIIKLPAKVPGVVAAVFGSERADDSPMSVVGASRVGGELVERSLWPAFFMMLASLNYFLALFNLIPLPPFDGGHIAVVIYEKIRDAIRRLRGRPALGPADYRGLMPVTYVMAALLMGFGALVILADVVNPIRLFG
- the rlmN gene encoding 23S rRNA (adenine(2503)-C(2))-methyltransferase RlmN, producing the protein MAEPLKLNFSAPRRGLPPKHFADLSVAERVDVLAELGLPKFRAKQLAKHYYEHLTADVAAMTDIPAGKRAEVQAALFPVLMEPVRQTSTDDGETTKSLWRLHDGTLLESVLMRYPGRATLCISSQAGCGMACPFCATGQGGLDRNLSTAEIVEQFRTAAAQMQAEGSRLTNVVFMGMGEPLANYKRVVQAVRQITGQDGAGFGLSQRNVTVSTVGLAPAIRKLADEDLACTLAVSLHTPDDELRDTLVPVNNRWPVAEVLDAAKYYADKSGRRVSIEYALIRDKNDQDFRADMLGQKLHAALGSKVHVNVIPLNPTPGSEWDAAPRARQDEFVRRVLAQGVPCTVRDTKGDEIAAACGQLAADEREAPAAS
- the map gene encoding type I methionyl aminopeptidase, translated to MTNRGMLTPGTPTPVRTVPKHIERPEYVWKDSAQENIGEPFVQTPEVIEAMRETSRIAANALKVAGAAVAPGVTTDEIDRVAHEYMCDHGAYPSDLGYLHFPKSVCISLNEIVCHGIPDSTVIQDGDIVNIDVTAFKHGVHGDCNATFLAGNVAEEHRLLVERTKEATLRAIKAAKPGREINVIGRVIESYANRFGYNVVRDFTGHGIGPTFHNGLVVLHYENTTYRNILEPGMTLTIEPMINLGDLDYEIWDNGWTVQNTDGKFSAQFEHTLVITEDGAEILTLPDED